The uncultured Mailhella sp. genome segment ATGACCATGGCCCAGCGTTTTGCCTTCCGTTCCTCGGGATAGGCTTCATAGGAGGCCTTGGCCGCTTCCGCGCGGGCCGCTCCCGCAGCCAGGGCGAAGGTGGACAGGCCTGCGACCTTGAGAAAATAACGTCTACTCGAATTCATGATTGTTCCCCTGGGGTACGACGTGGCAGTCCCAGCAGTACGGGTTCACGCTGTTGGCGTTGTGGCACTTGTCGCAGAATTCGGCCTTGTTGCTGTGGCAGGCCATGCAGGTGTTCTGCAGACTGGTTTCCCATTTCTTGCCGTCGGAAGCGACGTAGATGCGCTTGTTTTCGCGCAGGGCCTTGTCGCGCCACTCAAGGAGCAGCTCCATATGGTTGGCGGCCATCCATTCTCTGGGCTCGATGCACTGGGTGCGTTCTTCGCCGAAGAAGGTGACGGGTTCCGTGGGGAGCTCCACCTTGACCTCTTCGTGACCGGAAGAAAGCATATTGATCCAGAAGGGCGCGGTGAACAGCCCGGCAAATACGATGATGCCGGGGATGACGAATTTTGCGTTGTACATTTATGCTTCCTCCGAGGCGGCGGGATCTTCATCGGGGAAGGGCAGATCTTCCTGACGCAGGTCCATGGTGCGGGGAATTTCGCCCTTCATCACCAGGGCGTTGGCCACGAGTTCGTGCAGGCCGCTCACCGTGACGCCGGGAACCCAGTAGTCGACGAGCGGAGGCAGAGCCGCGCGGTCGAGGGCGCAGACGCAGCCCATCCAGTTCACGCCCTTGGTGTCGTGAACGTAGCGCAGGGCGTTGGCGCGGGGGAAGCCGCCGCGCAGACGCTGATCCATGATTTCTTCGGCGTTCAGACCGGAGCCGGAACCGCAGCAGAAGGTTTCTTCACGGATGGTGTGCTCGGGCATTTCCACGAAGTTGTTGCAGACGTGCTTCAGGATGTAGCGGGGCTCTTCCAGAAGACCCATGGCGCGGGCCGGGTTGCAGGAGTCGTGCCAGGTGGTGATGATGTGGTTGTTGCGCTCGGGGCGCAGATTGAGCTTGTTGTGCTTGATGAGGTCGGCCGTGAATTCGGCGATGTGCACCATCTTGGTGGCGGCGGCGTTCTTGAACACCGTGCCGGTGATGGGCGAGACGGGCACTTCCATGTTGGGCGGGGTGGGGCCGTTGTAGGTGGCCATGTACTGGTTCACCACGCGCCACATGTGGCCGCATTCGCCGCCGAGAATCCACTTGACGCCGAGGCGTTCGGCTTCCGCGTACATTTTGGCGTTCAGCTTCTTGGCCACGTCGAAGGAGACGAAGGAGCCGAAGTTGCCGCCTTCGGAAGCGTAGGTGGAAAGCGTGTAGTCCAGGCCGATTTCATGGAACAGCATGAGGTAGCCCATGAAGGTGTAGATGCCGGGATCGGCGAAGTAGTCGCCCGAGGGGGTGATGAAGATGACTTCATGACCCTTTTCGTTCCACGGCGGATCCACGCGGATGCCAGTGATGGTCTCGATGTCGTCGCAGAGGAATTCCACGATTTCGCGCATGGAATGGGGCTGCACGCCGAGGTGGTTGCCGGTGCGGTTGCAGTCGTTCACCGAGTTCATGATCCAGTGGATGCCGAGACCGAGGTCAAGCAGCATCTGGCGCACGATGACCGTGATTTCGGCGGTGTCGATGCCGTAGGGGCAGAACAGGGAGCAGCGGCGGCACTCGGTGCACTGATAGAAGTAGATGAACCACTCCTTGATCACGTCCTTGTCGAGCTTGCGGGCGCCGGCGAACTTGCCGAGCAGGCGGCCTGCGGTGGTGAAGTCCTTGCGGTACACCGAACGCAGAAGTTCGGCGCGCAGCACGGGCATGTTCTTGGGATCGTTGGTGCCGAGGAAGAAGTGGCACTTGTCGGCGCAGGCGCCGCAGCGCACGCAGCAGTCCATGAACACCTTGAGGGAACGATGCTTGTTCAGCGCGTCCTGCAGGGAGTTGTGGAGGATCTGTTCCCAGTTTTCGGGCAGTTCCCAGTCTTCGTTGTCGGGCGCCCAGTCATGGGCGTTCTCGAAGCCGAGTCCCTTCAGTATTTCCGTCTTGGCGGGATAGCAGAAGCTGCCGGGATGAAAATCCGGCTTGGTGTCCATCCAGCCCTCTTTGGGGAAGGAAGTGGGCGTGGCCGCCAGCAATTCTTCGGGTGTGGGCATTTTTGCCATGACCAGTAACTCCTTAGGCTTCCGTCTTGGGTTCAGGCTGCTTTTCTACAGGGATGCCGGCCTCAACCATGGCTTCACGGAAATCATCTTCATATTCGGCGTAGGTGTGGTAGTTCTTGGGCGGGTTCCAGGGGTTCACGTGACGTTCTTCGCGGGTGTTGCACTTCATGTTGCGGGTGGGGCTCATGAAGACGCCGCCCATGTGCATGAGCTTGGAGAAGGGGAAGTAGATGAGCAGGGCGCTCACCAGCGTGACGTGAATGAAGAAGATGGAGCCGATGCCGGAGGGATCCACGGGCTGCAGCGTGGCAAGGCCCATGATGACTTCCTTCACCTGATTGATGTCCACCTTGGAGATGTAGCGCATGCAGATGCCGGAACCGGCAATGGCGATGAGCAGAAACAGCGCAAAGTAGTCGGCGGGCAGCGAGATGTAGCGGAGCTTTTCGGTGCAGACGCGGCGCAGCAGCAGGAAGGCGAGAGCGCCGAGAATGAAGGCGTCGGTGAGGTAGAAGCGGGGAGCGCCTACCTGGAACACGCCGTCCACGAATTCGATGACGGCAATGCACGCGGGCACCGGGTCAAGGAAGAAGCGGGCGT includes the following:
- the dsrJ gene encoding sulfate reduction electron transfer complex DsrMKJOP subunit DsrJ, whose protein sequence is MYNAKFVIPGIIVFAGLFTAPFWINMLSSGHEEVKVELPTEPVTFFGEERTQCIEPREWMAANHMELLLEWRDKALRENKRIYVASDGKKWETSLQNTCMACHSNKAEFCDKCHNANSVNPYCWDCHVVPQGNNHEFE
- the dsrK gene encoding sulfate reduction electron transfer complex DsrMKJOP subunit DsrK, with translation MAKMPTPEELLAATPTSFPKEGWMDTKPDFHPGSFCYPAKTEILKGLGFENAHDWAPDNEDWELPENWEQILHNSLQDALNKHRSLKVFMDCCVRCGACADKCHFFLGTNDPKNMPVLRAELLRSVYRKDFTTAGRLLGKFAGARKLDKDVIKEWFIYFYQCTECRRCSLFCPYGIDTAEITVIVRQMLLDLGLGIHWIMNSVNDCNRTGNHLGVQPHSMREIVEFLCDDIETITGIRVDPPWNEKGHEVIFITPSGDYFADPGIYTFMGYLMLFHEIGLDYTLSTYASEGGNFGSFVSFDVAKKLNAKMYAEAERLGVKWILGGECGHMWRVVNQYMATYNGPTPPNMEVPVSPITGTVFKNAAATKMVHIAEFTADLIKHNKLNLRPERNNHIITTWHDSCNPARAMGLLEEPRYILKHVCNNFVEMPEHTIREETFCCGSGSGLNAEEIMDQRLRGGFPRANALRYVHDTKGVNWMGCVCALDRAALPPLVDYWVPGVTVSGLHELVANALVMKGEIPRTMDLRQEDLPFPDEDPAASEEA
- the dsrM gene encoding sulfate reduction electron transfer complex DsrMKJOP subunit DsrM, producing MTIAFAATLLILLIGWAGSALGLQYLLGVILPLVAGAVFIIGFIWKIVRWAKSPVPFAIPTVAGQQRSLDWIKPNRLECPWTTPAVVGRMILEVFAFRSLFRNTRAERTTIDGTPRITYFSNKWLWVFALLFHYSMLVIIIRHARFFLDPVPACIAVIEFVDGVFQVGAPRFYLTDAFILGALAFLLLRRVCTEKLRYISLPADYFALFLLIAIAGSGICMRYISKVDINQVKEVIMGLATLQPVDPSGIGSIFFIHVTLVSALLIYFPFSKLMHMGGVFMSPTRNMKCNTREERHVNPWNPPKNYHTYAEYEDDFREAMVEAGIPVEKQPEPKTEA